A part of Arthrobacter dokdonellae genomic DNA contains:
- the treY gene encoding malto-oligosyltrehalose synthase, with amino-acid sequence MRTPVSTYRLQVNADFTLWDAAGTVPYLKSLGVDWIYLSPILTAERGSTHGYDVTDPSAVDPERGGPEGLLAVSRAAREAGLGILVDIVPNHVGVATPSQNPWWWSLLKEGRASPYAQAFDVDWEAGNGRVRIPILGDDSDLDALEVKDGQLTYHEHSFPLAAGSYTRGDDPRTVHGRQNYELIGWRRADNELNYRRFFAVNSLAGIRVEVPEVFDGAHVEILRWFREGLVDGLRIDHPDGLACPESYLRRLREATGGRYLLIEKILEPGETLPATFDCEGTTGYDALADVDRVLVDARGQVGLDALDAGLRGGAPADYGQMIHGTKRRVTDGILHSEVLRLARLVPSSAGLSQKDSADALSEIIAAMPVYRTYLPHGRHVLREACAAAARRRPALKAAVNQLLPLLLNAGTDDGGELGRRFQQTSGMVMAKGVEDTAFFRYTRLGSLTEVGADPTEFALEPDGFHARMSRRLGGLPLSMTTLSTHDTKRSEDTRARISVLAELAPEWERTLDRLQQLAPLPDGPFANLLWQSVAGVWPADRGRLQSYAQKAAREAGNSTNWTDPDPGFEASVASAVDAAFDNDDVRRELDSLVSLLEPYGASNALAAKLVQLTMPGVPDVYQGTEFWDRSLTDPDNRRPVDFAARRRALQELDSGGRPASPRADSAKLLVTSRALRLRRDRPGLFAGYAPVAATGAAAVHLLGFDRGSTPGHGALTLVTRLPRRLEQDGGWQDTAVTFDAEMTDELTGRTFGPGESAVADIMNDYPVALLAPAGKRGDGGWTK; translated from the coding sequence GTGAGGACCCCGGTTTCGACGTACCGGCTGCAGGTCAACGCGGACTTCACCCTTTGGGACGCGGCCGGGACCGTGCCCTATTTGAAGTCTCTCGGCGTGGACTGGATCTACCTTTCGCCGATCCTGACGGCCGAAAGGGGCTCCACCCACGGCTACGACGTCACAGACCCCTCCGCCGTCGATCCGGAGCGCGGCGGCCCCGAGGGGCTGCTGGCTGTTTCCCGGGCGGCCCGCGAAGCGGGACTGGGGATTCTCGTGGACATCGTTCCCAACCATGTGGGCGTGGCCACCCCGTCGCAAAACCCCTGGTGGTGGTCCCTGCTGAAGGAAGGCAGGGCCTCGCCCTACGCCCAGGCCTTCGACGTTGACTGGGAAGCCGGCAACGGCCGCGTCCGGATCCCGATCCTGGGCGACGACTCCGACCTGGATGCCCTGGAGGTCAAGGACGGACAGCTGACGTACCACGAGCACAGCTTTCCGCTCGCCGCGGGCAGTTACACGCGCGGCGACGATCCACGCACGGTGCACGGACGCCAGAACTACGAACTCATCGGCTGGCGCCGTGCCGACAACGAGTTGAACTACCGGCGCTTCTTCGCCGTCAATTCGCTCGCCGGCATCCGCGTGGAAGTCCCCGAGGTGTTCGACGGCGCGCACGTGGAGATCCTCCGCTGGTTCCGGGAAGGGCTGGTCGACGGATTGCGGATTGACCATCCGGACGGCCTGGCCTGCCCTGAGAGCTACCTTCGCAGGCTGCGCGAGGCCACGGGCGGCCGCTACCTGCTGATCGAGAAGATACTCGAGCCGGGGGAGACCCTCCCCGCTACCTTCGACTGTGAGGGAACCACCGGCTACGACGCCCTGGCGGACGTGGACCGGGTCCTGGTCGATGCCCGCGGCCAGGTGGGGCTCGACGCCCTGGATGCCGGGCTGCGCGGCGGCGCGCCGGCCGACTACGGGCAGATGATCCATGGCACCAAGCGCCGGGTCACCGACGGCATCCTGCACTCGGAAGTGCTGCGGCTGGCCCGCCTGGTGCCTTCCAGCGCCGGCCTGAGCCAGAAGGATTCCGCGGACGCGCTTTCTGAAATCATTGCCGCGATGCCTGTCTACCGCACCTACCTGCCGCACGGACGGCACGTCCTGAGGGAAGCGTGCGCGGCCGCGGCCCGCCGACGGCCGGCCCTGAAGGCTGCGGTAAATCAGCTGCTCCCGCTCCTGCTGAACGCAGGCACGGACGACGGCGGCGAGCTCGGGCGGCGCTTTCAGCAGACCTCCGGCATGGTCATGGCCAAGGGCGTGGAGGACACCGCTTTTTTCCGGTACACCCGGCTGGGGAGCCTCACCGAGGTGGGGGCCGATCCGACCGAGTTCGCCCTCGAGCCGGATGGATTCCACGCACGGATGAGCCGCCGCCTGGGCGGTCTTCCACTGTCCATGACGACGCTGAGCACCCACGACACCAAGCGCAGCGAGGATACCCGGGCCAGGATCTCCGTGCTGGCCGAGCTGGCGCCGGAATGGGAGCGCACCCTGGACAGGCTGCAGCAGCTGGCGCCGTTGCCGGACGGCCCGTTTGCCAACCTCCTGTGGCAGTCCGTCGCCGGGGTCTGGCCGGCGGACCGGGGACGGCTGCAGTCCTACGCGCAGAAGGCGGCACGGGAAGCGGGCAACTCAACGAACTGGACCGACCCGGACCCTGGCTTTGAGGCGAGCGTTGCCTCCGCCGTCGACGCTGCCTTCGACAACGACGACGTGCGTCGGGAACTGGATTCCCTGGTTTCACTGCTGGAGCCCTACGGGGCATCCAACGCCCTCGCGGCGAAGCTGGTGCAGCTGACCATGCCCGGGGTGCCGGATGTGTATCAGGGCACTGAATTCTGGGACCGGTCCCTGACTGACCCGGACAACCGCCGGCCTGTCGATTTCGCCGCGCGCCGCCGCGCGCTTCAGGAACTCGATTCGGGTGGGCGCCCTGCGTCGCCCAGAGCCGATTCGGCCAAATTGCTGGTCACCTCGCGGGCGCTGCGGCTGCGCCGCGACCGTCCCGGGCTGTTCGCCGGCTATGCGCCTGTTGCGGCGACGGGTGCGGCCGCGGTGCACCTGCTCGGGTTCGATCGTGGGAGCACACCGGGCCACGGGGCCTTGACGCTGGTGACGCGCCTGCCCAGACGCCTGGAACAAGACGGCGGCTGGCAGGACACCGCCGTCACCTTCGACGCGGAAATGACTGATGAGTTGACCGGCAGGACCTTTGGTCCGGGCGAGTCAGCCGTGGCCGACATCATGAATGACTACCCCGTGGCCCTCCTCGCCCCTGCGGGCAAGCGCGGAGACGGGGGATGGACAAAATAG
- the treZ gene encoding malto-oligosyltrehalose trehalohydrolase — protein sequence MTLHGQGTGRFDLWAPEAETVTLVAAGRKHPMSRRAGDAAGNEGWWTAADAPAGEEVDYGYLLDAETTPLPDPRSRRQPRGVHDLSRTFDPSVHSWKDARWRGRQLAGAVIYELHLGTFTSEGTLEAASERLGYLSELGIDFVELLPVNGFDGTHNWGYDGVLWYAVHEAYGGPAAYQKFVDAAHAAGIGVIQDVVYNHLGPSGNYLPRFGPYLLPGEGNTWGDSVNLDGPGSDTVRGYILDNAGMWLRDYHVDGLRLDAVHAFKDARAMRLLEELGALAGTVSAETGRPVSMIAESDLNDPRLVYPRNVNGYGLAGQWSDDFHHAVHANVTGESDGYYRDFTTLGALAKVLQRGFFHDGTYSSFRGRHHGRPIDPALVGPAALVVCNQNHDQIGNRAAGDRPSQTLGYGQLALAAVATLMCPFTPMLFMGEEFGASTPWQFFTSFADTKLGEATAVGRVKEFEQMGWDPATVPDPQDPRTFTRSKLNWPEADDGDHARLLALYRRLISLRRANPQLVRAGFAGTTVEFSERDKWLVLHRGGLCIAFNFSAVARPVPVSGSALLLATDDDIVPTPGNGAEGLQLPPYSAAVVA from the coding sequence ATGACGTTGCATGGACAGGGAACCGGACGCTTTGACCTCTGGGCGCCCGAAGCGGAAACGGTCACGCTTGTGGCCGCGGGCCGGAAGCATCCCATGAGCCGCCGCGCGGGCGATGCGGCCGGCAACGAGGGATGGTGGACGGCGGCCGATGCGCCGGCCGGGGAAGAAGTCGACTACGGCTACCTGCTGGATGCGGAGACCACACCCCTGCCGGACCCCCGGTCCCGGCGCCAGCCCAGGGGCGTCCACGACCTCTCACGGACCTTCGACCCGTCCGTCCACAGCTGGAAGGACGCGCGGTGGCGGGGCCGCCAGTTGGCCGGGGCAGTCATCTACGAACTGCATCTGGGCACCTTCACCTCCGAAGGCACACTCGAGGCCGCCAGTGAAAGGTTGGGCTACCTGTCCGAGCTTGGCATCGACTTCGTGGAACTGCTTCCGGTCAACGGTTTCGACGGCACGCACAACTGGGGGTACGACGGCGTCCTCTGGTATGCGGTGCACGAAGCCTACGGCGGACCGGCGGCCTACCAGAAGTTCGTCGACGCCGCGCATGCGGCGGGAATCGGCGTCATCCAGGACGTGGTGTACAACCACTTGGGCCCGAGCGGAAATTACCTGCCCCGCTTCGGTCCGTACCTGCTGCCGGGGGAGGGCAACACCTGGGGCGATTCCGTCAATCTTGATGGTCCCGGCTCGGACACCGTTCGCGGGTACATCCTTGACAACGCCGGCATGTGGTTGCGCGACTACCATGTGGACGGCCTTCGGCTTGACGCCGTCCACGCGTTCAAGGACGCCCGAGCCATGCGCCTGCTCGAGGAACTCGGAGCCCTCGCCGGCACCGTTTCGGCCGAAACCGGCCGTCCGGTGTCCATGATCGCGGAATCCGACCTCAACGACCCGCGGCTGGTCTACCCGCGAAACGTCAACGGTTATGGACTTGCCGGCCAGTGGAGCGACGACTTCCACCACGCCGTGCACGCCAACGTCACCGGCGAGTCCGACGGGTACTACAGGGATTTCACAACGCTGGGCGCCCTGGCCAAGGTCCTGCAACGCGGGTTCTTCCACGATGGCACCTACTCCAGCTTCCGCGGCCGGCACCACGGCCGCCCCATCGACCCCGCCCTGGTTGGGCCGGCAGCCCTGGTGGTGTGCAACCAAAACCACGACCAGATCGGCAACCGTGCCGCCGGAGACAGGCCGTCGCAGACGTTGGGCTACGGGCAGCTGGCGCTTGCCGCCGTCGCCACGCTGATGTGTCCCTTCACCCCAATGTTGTTCATGGGCGAGGAATTCGGTGCGAGCACCCCGTGGCAGTTCTTCACCTCCTTCGCTGACACGAAACTCGGGGAGGCCACCGCCGTGGGCAGGGTGAAGGAATTCGAACAGATGGGGTGGGATCCGGCAACCGTGCCCGACCCCCAGGACCCCCGGACCTTCACGCGGTCCAAGCTGAACTGGCCGGAGGCGGACGACGGCGACCACGCGCGATTGCTGGCGCTCTACCGGCGCTTGATCTCCCTGCGGCGGGCGAACCCGCAGCTGGTCCGCGCCGGTTTTGCCGGCACGACGGTCGAGTTCAGTGAGCGGGACAAATGGCTTGTTCTCCATCGAGGCGGACTCTGCATCGCGTTCAACTTCTCCGCCGTTGCGCGCCCCGTCCCAGTCTCGGGATCCGCCCTGCTGTTGGCCACGGACGACGACATAGTTCCCACGCCCGGAAACGGCGCCGAAGGGCTCCAACTGCCCCCTTACAGCGCGGCAGTCGTTGCGTGA
- a CDS encoding low affinity iron permease family protein, translated as MSPRKKEDVFSRFTTKTSTALGRPPVFIGAVAVLILWAVSGPLLGFSDTWQLLINTGTTIVTFLMVFIIQNTQNRDNLAINLKLDALMMELKVTNSKLYGAEENGEKALQRQTRKIRAEADEQDPDTPDNAHGDVVAG; from the coding sequence GTGAGTCCACGCAAGAAGGAAGACGTCTTCAGCCGTTTCACCACGAAGACGTCGACCGCCCTTGGCCGTCCCCCCGTCTTTATCGGCGCGGTGGCCGTGCTTATCCTCTGGGCGGTCAGCGGGCCCCTTCTGGGCTTTTCCGACACCTGGCAGCTGCTCATCAACACCGGGACCACGATCGTGACCTTTCTGATGGTGTTCATCATTCAAAACACCCAGAACCGGGACAACCTCGCCATCAACCTCAAGCTCGATGCGTTGATGATGGAGCTGAAGGTCACCAACTCCAAGCTGTACGGCGCGGAGGAAAACGGCGAGAAGGCCCTGCAGCGCCAGACCAGGAAGATTCGGGCCGAGGCGGACGAGCAGGACCCCGACACTCCTGACAACGCGCACGGCGACGTGGTGGCCGGCTAG
- a CDS encoding CsbD family protein encodes MGLGEKFDAAKDKVTGKAKEAFGKATDDNSMVVEGKADQVKGTVKDKVADLKAHLHEDADRRHVDDTEGGAARPE; translated from the coding sequence ATGGGTTTGGGCGAGAAGTTTGATGCAGCAAAGGACAAGGTCACCGGCAAGGCCAAGGAGGCTTTCGGCAAGGCGACCGACGACAATTCCATGGTCGTCGAAGGCAAGGCTGACCAAGTCAAGGGCACTGTGAAAGACAAGGTTGCCGACCTCAAGGCGCATCTCCACGAGGACGCCGACAGGCGTCATGTGGACGACACCGAAGGCGGGGCGGCCCGTCCGGAGTAG
- a CDS encoding DUF4235 domain-containing protein, translating into MKILIKLLSMGAALAAGAAARKALEAGWRKSTGNEPPKDAGNLRNPLPGVLAFALATAASGAVIQVVTQRLGRKAALRLGRNPAEV; encoded by the coding sequence ATGAAGATCCTGATCAAGCTCTTGAGCATGGGCGCCGCCCTGGCGGCGGGCGCCGCAGCACGCAAGGCACTGGAAGCGGGTTGGCGCAAGAGCACGGGAAACGAACCGCCCAAGGACGCCGGAAACCTCCGAAACCCCCTGCCCGGCGTGCTGGCCTTCGCACTGGCCACCGCGGCCTCCGGTGCCGTGATCCAGGTGGTGACGCAGCGACTCGGGCGGAAGGCCGCCCTCCGCCTCGGACGCAATCCCGCCGAGGTATAG
- a CDS encoding PAS and ANTAR domain-containing protein — protein MRKVEAMAAGSSALTGPHQTFSYILPPGTGFAVGDFRFDVDSGLWNWSEGSFIIHGFEPGDIVPTTGLVLAHKHPADRDEFERIFRGVVANGGTMVSHHRIIDGHGSTRRVIMVGESMEDAGGRVCAIRGHFIDLTRIMDAETAAAADAAVAGVVEKRHFIEQAKGILMGRYRIDADAAFAMLAQASQHSQRKVRDLAEEVVRSVATAGAHPRAHRAPDGR, from the coding sequence ATGCGCAAAGTGGAGGCCATGGCCGCCGGGTCCAGCGCCTTGACGGGCCCGCACCAGACCTTTTCCTACATCCTTCCGCCCGGAACGGGGTTCGCCGTCGGCGATTTTAGGTTCGACGTGGATTCCGGGCTCTGGAATTGGTCCGAGGGCTCATTCATCATCCACGGTTTCGAGCCCGGGGATATTGTCCCGACCACCGGCCTGGTCCTGGCCCACAAGCATCCTGCGGACCGGGATGAATTCGAACGGATTTTTCGCGGCGTCGTCGCCAACGGCGGCACAATGGTCAGCCATCACCGGATTATTGACGGGCACGGCAGCACGCGCCGGGTCATCATGGTCGGAGAGAGCATGGAAGATGCCGGCGGCCGTGTTTGTGCCATCCGCGGGCACTTCATCGACCTGACGCGGATCATGGATGCTGAGACGGCGGCCGCCGCCGATGCGGCGGTGGCCGGGGTCGTAGAGAAGCGCCACTTCATCGAACAGGCAAAGGGCATCTTGATGGGCCGCTACCGAATCGACGCTGACGCCGCCTTCGCCATGTTGGCCCAAGCCTCGCAGCACTCCCAGAGGAAAGTTCGCGACCTTGCAGAGGAAGTTGTCCGTTCGGTGGCCACCGCGGGGGCACACCCACGGGCTCACAGGGCGCCGGACGGCCGCTGA
- a CDS encoding DUF72 domain-containing protein, with translation MRHALEVRHASFATPECHDLLREHNAALVQADSTARWLAVSRPWTAGGGPQ, from the coding sequence ATGCGCCACGCGCTGGAGGTCCGGCACGCGAGCTTCGCCACGCCTGAGTGCCATGACCTGCTGCGAGAGCACAATGCGGCCCTGGTCCAGGCCGACAGCACCGCGCGCTGGCTCGCCGTCTCGAGGCCTTGGACCGCGGGGGGCGGGCCGCAGTGA
- a CDS encoding GAF and ANTAR domain-containing protein: MTTKVSDDERPELNPEPVPDVFQGSDDGISAVTVSEQLQDLVLDSADVSEFLRELCDYSAALAAVGDGAPLDCAVTLYRRRRALTGAGNTDRARVLNEIQERMGEGPCLTALLEERTVVVDETLTDGRWAGYAQALLREGVHSVLAVPLVLEQGASASLNFFSSAPRVFNEGIVASAEQYAAQAQRALRLAVRIGVKQQKADDLQEAMKSRTAIDLAVGVIMGQQRCSQSAAFELLSRAASSRNQKLRGVAEALLANVTKNTVETHFDE; encoded by the coding sequence ATGACAACGAAAGTATCCGACGACGAACGTCCGGAGCTGAATCCGGAGCCGGTGCCCGACGTTTTCCAGGGGAGTGACGATGGGATCTCCGCGGTCACCGTTTCTGAACAACTGCAGGACCTCGTCCTGGACAGTGCGGACGTCAGTGAATTTCTCCGTGAACTCTGCGACTATTCGGCGGCTTTGGCCGCGGTTGGTGACGGCGCGCCCTTGGATTGTGCCGTGACGTTGTACCGGCGCCGGCGCGCACTGACGGGAGCCGGAAACACGGACAGGGCACGCGTGCTCAATGAGATCCAGGAGCGCATGGGAGAGGGCCCCTGCCTGACGGCCCTGCTGGAGGAGCGCACGGTGGTCGTCGATGAAACGCTCACGGACGGCCGGTGGGCGGGCTATGCCCAGGCACTGCTCAGGGAAGGCGTGCACAGCGTCCTGGCCGTTCCGCTGGTGCTGGAACAAGGGGCATCCGCTTCACTTAATTTCTTCTCCAGCGCCCCCCGCGTCTTTAACGAGGGGATTGTTGCCAGCGCCGAACAGTACGCGGCACAGGCCCAAAGGGCACTGCGCCTGGCCGTGCGGATCGGAGTCAAGCAGCAGAAGGCGGACGACCTCCAGGAAGCCATGAAATCGCGCACGGCAATTGATCTGGCGGTGGGCGTCATCATGGGACAGCAGCGCTGCTCACAGTCCGCCGCGTTCGAGCTTCTGAGCAGGGCGGCTTCGTCGAGAAACCAAAAACTGCGTGGCGTTGCCGAAGCGCTGCTGGCGAACGTCACCAAGAACACGGTGGAGACGCACTTCGACGAATAG
- a CDS encoding pyrimidine dimer DNA glycosylase/endonuclease V, with product MRLWSVHPRYFDRQALLACWREACKPELRSPLVAQAGTDVRMPEPHPLFTVTEGPVASWERLKDSHGGVSH from the coding sequence ATGAGACTGTGGTCAGTGCATCCGCGGTACTTCGACCGGCAGGCATTGTTGGCATGTTGGCGTGAAGCCTGCAAACCGGAACTGCGCAGCCCATTGGTCGCGCAGGCCGGGACGGATGTGCGGATGCCCGAACCGCATCCGCTGTTCACCGTGACGGAGGGGCCGGTTGCCTCGTGGGAGCGACTGAAGGACAGCCATGGGGGTGTTTCCCACTAG
- a CDS encoding PPC domain-containing DNA-binding protein, which translates to MFDEQMELASCLGDIADDHGKPTLHAHAVLGRRDSTAVAGHLQKLDVLPTLEVILMEAPAHLRKRLDPATGLALMDPASSAGA; encoded by the coding sequence GTGTTTGACGAACAAATGGAACTGGCATCATGTCTGGGCGACATCGCCGACGACCACGGCAAGCCGACACTGCACGCCCACGCGGTACTGGGACGGCGTGACTCGACAGCCGTGGCAGGCCACCTGCAGAAGCTCGACGTCCTCCCCACCCTGGAAGTTATCCTGATGGAAGCCCCGGCACACCTGCGCAAGCGCCTGGACCCTGCCACGGGGCTGGCCCTGATGGACCCCGCCAGCTCCGCCGGCGCTTAG
- a CDS encoding cation diffusion facilitator family transporter, with amino-acid sequence MNVVVALAKTAAALITGSASMVAESAHSWADTGNQIFLLIAERKSARPRDAAHPMGYGREAYVWSMFAAFGLFTAGAAVSIMHGVQQLLTPEPAGDFTLAYVVLATAFVLEGTSFLQALRQARGDARKQGRAVLDQVLNSSDTTTRAVFAEDGAALAGLVLAFAGILARQLTGSPVPDAVGSILVGVLLGIIAVVLIQKNRRFLVGQAVTAELRKSVARQLMAGTDIARITYLHLEFVGPRKLYLVAAVDLAGNRPESAVAQSLRAIERGLENHPGIEEAVLTLATADEPSLPF; translated from the coding sequence ATGAACGTGGTGGTGGCCCTGGCAAAGACTGCCGCGGCGCTCATCACCGGATCGGCCTCCATGGTGGCTGAGTCGGCGCATTCGTGGGCGGACACCGGCAATCAGATTTTTCTGTTAATCGCCGAGCGCAAGTCCGCACGCCCCCGCGACGCGGCACACCCGATGGGATATGGACGCGAAGCCTACGTGTGGTCCATGTTTGCCGCCTTTGGCTTGTTCACGGCGGGCGCGGCCGTCTCGATCATGCACGGCGTGCAGCAGCTTCTTACGCCGGAGCCCGCCGGTGACTTTACACTGGCCTACGTGGTCTTGGCAACGGCGTTTGTCCTGGAAGGCACGTCATTCCTGCAGGCCCTGCGCCAAGCCCGCGGCGACGCCCGGAAGCAGGGCCGGGCAGTCCTTGACCAGGTGCTCAACAGTTCGGACACCACCACCCGCGCAGTCTTCGCCGAGGACGGTGCCGCCCTGGCCGGGCTGGTCCTGGCTTTTGCCGGAATCCTCGCACGCCAGCTCACCGGTTCGCCCGTGCCCGACGCCGTCGGCTCCATCCTGGTTGGCGTGCTGTTGGGCATCATCGCCGTCGTGCTGATCCAAAAGAACAGGCGCTTTCTGGTGGGGCAGGCGGTGACGGCCGAGCTGAGGAAGTCCGTGGCCCGCCAGCTCATGGCCGGCACGGACATTGCGCGCATCACGTACCTGCATCTGGAATTCGTCGGTCCCCGCAAGCTCTACCTGGTGGCCGCCGTCGACCTTGCGGGGAACCGCCCCGAATCAGCAGTGGCACAAAGCCTGCGCGCCATCGAACGCGGCCTTGAAAACCACCCCGGCATTGAGGAGGCCGTCCTGACCTTGGCGACCGCCGACGAGCCCTCCCTGCCATTTTGA
- a CDS encoding IS110 family RNA-guided transposase: MPGLAAAGHANTTLHDTNSGRFALIKDHEKVDIFIGVDVGKSNHHAVAIDRAGKKLLDRALPQDEAKLQAIIRSVASKGTVLLVVDQPSTIGALPVAVAQAEGILVGYLPGLAMRRIADLHPGEAKTDARDAAIIAEAARSLPHTLRSIVVADEQAAELSMLCGFDDDLAKQATATSNRIRGLLTQVHPALERVVGTHLDHPAMAELLIKYPAPEKLRKAGQNRVATLLSRHAPRAGKRWAAEVFTALGEQTVVVAGTGAAGIVLPQLAAMLKQLRTARDEVLAQVEVLVEAHPLHEVLTSMPAVGVRTEARIITEVAGKEFKTAGHLASYAGLAPVTWRSGTSIRGDHPSKKGNKALKRAFFLSAFAALKDPLSRAYYDRKRAEGKRHNQALIALARRRCDVLFAMLRDGTFYEAPAAKTA, from the coding sequence ATGCCGGGCCTTGCCGCCGCAGGACATGCCAACACCACATTGCACGACACAAATTCTGGGAGGTTTGCGTTGATCAAGGACCATGAAAAAGTCGACATCTTCATCGGTGTCGACGTCGGCAAGAGCAATCACCACGCCGTCGCCATCGACCGCGCCGGCAAGAAACTCCTCGACCGGGCCCTGCCCCAGGACGAGGCCAAACTACAAGCCATCATCCGCTCCGTCGCCAGCAAGGGCACCGTGCTGCTGGTCGTGGACCAGCCCTCCACCATCGGCGCCCTGCCCGTCGCCGTGGCCCAGGCCGAGGGCATCCTGGTCGGCTACCTGCCGGGCCTGGCCATGCGCCGCATCGCCGACCTGCACCCCGGCGAGGCCAAGACCGACGCCCGAGACGCAGCCATCATTGCCGAGGCAGCAAGGTCCCTGCCGCACACCCTGCGCTCCATCGTCGTCGCGGACGAGCAGGCCGCGGAGCTGTCCATGCTGTGCGGCTTTGACGACGATCTGGCCAAGCAGGCCACCGCGACCTCGAACCGAATCCGCGGGCTCCTGACCCAGGTTCACCCGGCCCTGGAACGGGTCGTGGGCACGCACCTAGACCACCCCGCGATGGCCGAGCTGCTGATCAAGTACCCGGCCCCGGAGAAGCTGCGCAAGGCCGGCCAGAACCGGGTCGCAACCCTGCTCTCACGCCATGCGCCGCGGGCCGGGAAACGCTGGGCGGCGGAGGTGTTCACCGCCCTGGGAGAGCAGACCGTCGTGGTCGCCGGAACCGGCGCCGCCGGCATCGTGCTGCCCCAGCTCGCCGCCATGCTCAAGCAGCTGCGCACCGCCCGGGACGAAGTCCTCGCCCAGGTTGAGGTCCTCGTGGAGGCCCACCCTCTTCACGAAGTCCTGACATCCATGCCGGCGGTCGGCGTCAGGACCGAAGCGCGCATCATCACCGAGGTCGCGGGCAAGGAATTCAAGACCGCCGGCCACCTGGCCTCCTACGCCGGCCTGGCCCCGGTGACCTGGCGTTCCGGGACCTCGATCCGCGGCGACCACCCCTCCAAGAAGGGCAACAAGGCCCTCAAACGGGCGTTCTTCCTCTCGGCGTTCGCGGCGCTGAAGGACCCGCTGTCACGGGCCTACTACGACCGGAAACGCGCCGAGGGCAAGCGGCACAACCAGGCACTCATCGCCCTTGCCCGGCGGCGTTGCGACGTCCTGTTCGCCATGCTTCGCGACGGCACCTTCTACGAGGCACCAGCCGCCAAAACCGCCTAA